The following is a genomic window from Bombus vancouverensis nearcticus chromosome 15, iyBomVanc1_principal, whole genome shotgun sequence.
AATTTATGTGAATGTGTTTGTAtttttatgtatgtacatatgtacatgtatatatatagtgatattatgttgtaaaaaaatatgtaaaaagatTTATGGTGCAATAAAATTTTTTGAcaagatcttgaaatataagatgAAAACAATGTAAGTATTTTTTAGTTATTTAAGTGagtaatttatgtattttttaaataaatttgcatattttcttcaaatataCAATGTAGTTTCAGAAGTTTAAAGTTTATGGAATATAAATTTCAAAGGTATTAAGTCTGGTATGATAGGTATCCACATTTTATCTACattagaaatattaatatttggttGTTCTCGAGGGTAAAAAAGTAATGGTTTAGAGAAATCTCCACATAATCTGATAGGGTTTTTTATCCACAAAACTTTTGCAGAAGCAATTGATTCTAGCATAAATGATTGAAATCAGGATATCatctaattttattgtatacTGAGTGAATTTGTACTTTTACTTACCTACATTCACTTTAGGTAGTAAATAGTGTTCTGTACCAATGCCATAAGATCCGAATTTATTTACTATTTCTTGATAGTCTGTACATTTACACAATATGCCAAGAGGATGCTCTACACAAATATCAAATTTGGGGTACATAGTTTGCTATAAAATACTACAATTCTGTGATTTAGTAtaagttaatatcaaaatacTGAAGTTGAAAG
Proteins encoded in this region:
- the LOC117166184 gene encoding uncharacterized protein LOC117166184, which translates into the protein MYPKFDICVEHPLGILCKCTDYQEIVNKFGSYGIGTEHYLLPKVNVESIASAKVLWIKNPIRLCGDFSKPLLFYPREQPNINISNVDKMWIPIIPDLIPLKFIFHKL